A genomic region of Cydia amplana chromosome 5, ilCydAmpl1.1, whole genome shotgun sequence contains the following coding sequences:
- the LOC134648428 gene encoding ras-related and estrogen-regulated growth inhibitor-like protein: MKDERASPPRVRVAVLGSSRVGKSALIVRYLTRRYIGEYHSNTDLLYRQTVQINSSPVELEVIDVSGSNSDKFPAEQIQWADACLVVYSVTDRSSFEYATEVLKALRRAPATASPAHGPSGATTPMPLALLGNKTDLDHLRQVTTQDGQTISAAHNASFSEASVADNSGDLYRCVDRLLAEVRTPIRTRKFSVTKMLGSLIGGATNNSQASRSGSMVACPRVPTPSRPPLAAAAP; this comes from the exons ATGAAGGACGAACGTGCGAGTCCGCCGCGGGTGCGCGTCGCAGTTCTCGGCAGCTCACGAGTGGGAAAGTCAG CTCTTATTGTAAGATACCTAACAAGGCGATACATCGGAGAATATCACTCAAATACAG attTATTATACAGGCAGACAGTTCAAATAAACAGCAGCCCGGTGGAATTAGAAGTAATAGATGTCTCAGGCTCAAACTCGGACAAATTTCCAGCAGAACAG ATCCAATGGGCAGACGCATGCCTGGTCGTGTACTCGGTGACGGACAGGAGCAGCTTCGAGTACGCCACGGAAGTCCTGAAAGCCCTGAGGAGAGCCCCCGCCACCGCGAGCCCGGCGCACGGGCCCTCGGGCGCTACCACGCCAATGCCCCTAGCCCTTTTAGGAAATAAGACGGACTTGGACCATTTGAGACAG GTAACTACTCAAGATGGTCAGACCATAAGTGCTGCCCATAACGCATCGTTTAGCGAGGCGAGCGTGGCCGACAACTCCGGCGACCTGTACCGCTGCGTGGACCGGCTGCTCGCAGAGGTGCGCACGCCTATACGTACACGCAAATTCTCCGTCACCAAGATGCTGGGATCTCTCATAG GTGGCGCTACGAACAACAGCCAAGCGAGCCGCAGCGGGTCGATGGTGGCGTGCCCGCGCGTGCCCACACCGTCGCGGCCGCCGCTGGCCGCCGCGGCGCCCTGA
- the LOC134648431 gene encoding class E basic helix-loop-helix protein 22, with product MMEGRRAWDGVPVESHSPPQSVPGRRTPLGAVGLGGFYMQGGQPPPPQHCYQTDENQPEPGTSYGQRPMGEGKSKQKMRQGKTVRLNINARERRRMHDLNDALDELRSVIPYAHSPSVRKLSKIATLLLAKNYILMQASALDELRRLVAYLQGTATAAGIVVPPPGFDLTGLPAAAKLLQPPTLGPPAPPDPPS from the exons atgatgGAGGGGCGAAGGGCTTGGGATGGCGTGCCGGTGGAGTCGCACTCGCCACCGCAGTCGGTGCCGGGGCGACGGACGCCGCTGGGAGCCGTGGGGCTTGGAGGATTCTACATGCAGGGTGGGCAGCCCCCGCCGCCGCAGCACTGCTATCAGACTGACGAGAACCAGCCGGAACCGGGGACCAGTTACGGTCAAAG ACCTATGGGCGAAGGAAAATCAAAACAGAAAATGCGACAAGGGAAAACAGTACGACTCAATATCAACGCTAGGGAACGGAGAAGAATGCACGACTTG AATGATGCCCTCGACGAATTACGAAGCGTGATCCCGTACGCTCACTCACCCTCCGTCCGCAAACTGTCCAAGATCGCGACTCTGCTATTAGCCAAGAACTACATCCTTATGCAGGCCAGCGCCTTGGACGAATTGCGAAG GTTAGTAGCATATCTTCAAGGCACAGCGACAGCAGCAGGCATAGTGGTGCCACCTCCTGGCTTCGATCTGACCGGGCTACCAGCCGCCGCTAAGTTGCTGCAACCGCCAACGCTCGGCCCGCCAGCTCCGCCCGACCCACCATCTTGA